The following are encoded together in the Lathyrus oleraceus cultivar Zhongwan6 chromosome 3, CAAS_Psat_ZW6_1.0, whole genome shotgun sequence genome:
- the LOC127129539 gene encoding uncharacterized protein LOC127129539 — MALLIFGLVLFPNMEKLVDAAAISVFWAVKVKNEDTVPALLADVYHTLHLRFEKKGGLMLCCIPLLYQWFVSHVFKEVDTIESMDGYEWSQKLVGLTENTIIWYPHGLNVGDTITSCGEFPNIPLIGSKGCINYNPILAVRQLGYPITYKPDDQLLEGFVFHDMEDLIMLRRVICAWEKVRFRGQDKGKGVIGDREPYHQWVTRRSQEIKLPFILDPPTQPPPPEPIPVSMEEVEALRATTARLGRENEELQTSFQQVLNERNEIKWELERKKAQLEATEEKVDKEERKRKKVKVGMEQADHCLETIKEQLRQVEKECQKNKRWWLRATEEKKEVREILEAKIHNLTISLHNTENQVEHERRLKERALEASRVTPTTWAEKCQEAKDAREVAQ; from the coding sequence ATGGCTTTACTTATTTTtggattggtgttatttcctaataTGGAGAAGTTAGTTGATGCAGCAGCTATCAGCGTGTTTTGGGCTGTCAAGGTTAAGAATGAAGATACAGTACCCGCACTCCTAGCAGATGTTTATCACACCTTGCACTTACGCTTTGAGAAGAAGGGAGGACTGATGTTATGTTGCATACCACTCCTTTACCAATGGTTTGTCTCTCATGTGTTCAAAGAGGTTGATACAATTGAAAGTATGGATGGATATGAGTGGTCTCAAAAGCTAGTAGGACTCACTGAAAATACCATTATTTGGTATCCTCATGGTTTGAATGTGGGAGATACGATTACTAGTTGTGGAGAATTTCCGAATATACCATTGATAGGGTCAAAAGGGTgcattaactacaaccctattttagcagTGAGGCAGTTGGGTTATCCTATCACATACAAGCCGGATGATCAGTTGTTAGAAGGTTTTGTGTTCCATGATATGGAGGATCTCATTATGCTGAGAAGGGTTATCTGTGCCTGGGAAAAAGTTCGCTTCAGAGGACAAGACAAAGGAAAGGGTGTCATAGGGGATAGAGAACCCTATCATCAATGGGTCACCAGAAGAAGTCAAGAGATTAAGCTGCCATTCATCCTTGATCCTCCAACTCAACCTCCACCACCAGAACCCATCCCTGTCTCTATGGAAGAAGTGGAAGCGTTGAGAGCTACTACAGCAAGACTTGGACGAGAAAATGAAGAGCTACAGACCAGCTTCCAGCAAGTTTTAAATGAAAGAAATGAAATAAAGTGGGAACTAGAGAGGAAGAAGGCTCAGCTAGAAGCGACTGAGGAAAAAGTCGACAAGGAAGAACGCAAGAGAAAGAAAGTGAAAGTAGGCATGGAACAAGCTGACCACTGCCTAGAAACCATTAAAGAGCAGTTGAGACAGGTTGAGAAAGAGTGCCAAAAGAATAAGCGATGGTGGCTACGAGCTACAGAAGAGAAAAAAGAAGTTAGAGAAATATTGGAGGCTAAGATACACAATCTCACTATCTCCCTCCACAATACTGAGAACCAAGTCGAGCACGAGCGCCGACTTAAGGAAAGAGCCCTTGAAGCTTCTCGAGTCACACCTACGACATGGGCTGAGAAATGTCAAGAAGCAAAAGATGCTAGAGAAGTCGCTCAATAA